TTGAGACGCGCAGTTTCCAGAATGGTGTCGATGGCCTCTTCCACGGCGGACTCCAGAAACCCGCAGGTATTGATGACCACAAATTCGGCCTCATCCACCCCGGATACCAGTGTAAACCCGTTTGCCTGGAGCATGCCGAGCATATGCTCGCTGTCGACCATGTTTTTGGCGCAACCGAGGCTGATGAGAGCTACTTTCCTGGATTTTTCCATGGAGACATCCGTGTAAGTGGTTCCAGGGCATCAAGAACCAAGCGTCCAAACTTACGGTTTTCCTCAGGGTTTCCGGCTTTCGGGCTGGATGAAAGGGTAAACACCCCGGTAAACCGTTGGCGGTTGGATGCCATGTTATCAGCAAGCCGCCGCGATCTCAAGCCTTGCCTGCGGCAAAGCCGTTCAGCGCTATAGAAAAAAATTGTGATTTTATGGATTAAATTGCGTTGACACATGGAAGACCGTGTGTTAACTGATATTCGTCATTTGGCTATTATCTTCTGTTCTTTCCTGGATCGAGCGATTTTGGCTTCAAAAAAGATCACACTATTCATGGTGCCTGACGGCGCAGGCAGGGTGAAACAGCTCAGGGTTTCCGGTCTTCTCCTGGTATGGCTGGTTATGCTTTTCAGCCTCTCTGTAATAGGGTTCTTCTTAACCCTCCACGCCTATTCCAAAATCAGCCATAAGATCCCGCGCCTGGCGGAACTGCAGAAGGAAAATGCGCTTCAGAAGGAGCAGCTCCTTCATATGGCCCGTAAAATAGATCGGTTTACCCAGGAAATGGCCGAACTGAGAAAGGCTGACCATACGCTCAAGGAGATGGTGAACCTGGAAGCGGTCGAAGGGGATGAGCAATTCAGAGGCGTCGGAGGCTCGGATCCAAGTCTGCTTGATCCAAAGATTACCGTGACCAAGGTGAACCGGGATCTCGTGCGGGCCATGCATCGATCCCTGGACAATCTCGACAGCGATATCGAGTCGAGCAAGGAGGACAAGACCGGCCTTCTGAAGTTCCTGGAAAATCAGAAAATACTTCTGGCCTCTAAACCTTCCATCTGGCCCGTAAAGGGATGGTTGAGTTCCAGCTTCGGATACCGGAGTTCGCCATTTACCGGAGTGAAGGAATTTCACAAAGGGATTGACGTCTCGACACGGGCAGGATCTCCGATAGTTGCCAGTGCTGACGGTGTTGTGTCTTTCACCGGCTGGGATCGGGGATACGGCCGGGTGGTCCTCATAAAGCACGGCCATGGCTTTGAGACCAGATATGCCCACCTCAACAAGTCCATTGTAAAAAAAGGCCAGCGCGTGAAGCGGGGTGAAACCATAGGCCTGGTCGGCACCTCCGGCAAGACAACCGGACCCCATCTCCATTATGAGGTGCACCTGAATGGTGTTGCGGTGAATCCCATCCGTTATGTCCTCAGATAGACCGCCGGAATCTCCATCCTTTTCTGAATCGTCAGTATTTCCCGCAAAATCAGATCCGTGGCGAAACCGAACTCCTTGATTTTTTTGTTACAAAGTTTTTTAATGCATAACCGGGCATTCATGAGGATTGCACGGCGGATGGCTGTTATTCAATCTCTGAATTCGTAAGGTGGCCTAACAGCCGCAACCCAACAGGTTTCACCCAAGTCCCGGAAGCGTTCTGGACGCCCGTGGGGGTCTCTGCCCAAGAGCTGCAATAAAATGCGGTCGTATCGTTCGGCGGCCGCCCCCGGGCTCCGAATAATGTTTACGGAAAGGCAGCAAGGACATACCGTCCCATGAAACGCTGTATTTGGGGCTGGAACAGACTGTATTGTAAAGCCCTGCTGCCGTCCCCAGGAGCTGTATTCGGTTTTTGTCCCGCCTCCTGGGCGGGAAGCAGAGACCCCCACGGGCAAACTTCTTCGCACGTTGTCCCGCAAGGCGGGATTACAGACAAAGACTCTAATCCCCGGGGTTATCCGCCATAGGCAGGTCCTTATATAATGTTGATTAAATAGCCTCTTGGAAACCAGAAGACGCATACCCGGACCGGAACGACGATCTATAGGCCATCTTTTTTGATTGTCATGAAAAAGGTCTTATATTTTGAAATTAAGCTTCGAATTTTCGGTTCCATCGGTTATCCGGGACAGGTGTTACGAATTGTCCTAACACCTCAGCGCAGACGGTAGCGCTCAGAATTTCAACTTTCCCACTTTCTTAATGAGATGATCATGCTTGGAAAAATCATAAAGAATATTTTCGGCAGTAAAAATGAACGGGAACTCAAAAAACTGACCCCGATGGTGGATCAGATCAATCAACTGGAAGCGGATTTTCAGGCCCTGTCCGACGAACAGTTTCCTCAAAAAACAGCTGAATTCAAGGAGCGGCTTTTGCGGGGGGAAGCCCTGGACGACATCCTTCCTGAAGCATTTTCCGCTGTGAGAGAGGCCTCTGTAAGGACCCTCGGGATGAGACACTTTGATGTGCAACTCATCGGCGGGATTGTGTTGCACCAGGGTAAGATCGCCGAAATGAAGACCGGCGAGGGCAAAACCCTGGCTGCGACGCTTCCCCTCTACCTCAATGCCCTGACAGGAAAGGGCGCCCATCTGGTGACCGTTAATGATTACCTGGCCCAACGAGATGCAGAGTGGATGGGGGCCATCTACAAGGCCCTGGGGCTTTCAGTGGGGGTGGTTGTCCATGGCATGGATGACAGGGAGCGGAAAGCGGCCTATGCCTGCGATATCACCTATGGCACCAATAATGAATTCGGATTCGACTACCTCCGTGACAACATGAAGTTTGATTATGCGGATTTTGTCCAGAGAGGGTTCCATTATGCCATTGTGGATGAGGTGGACAGCATCCTGATTGATGAGGCCCGGACCCCTTTGATCATCAGCGGGCCGGTCGAACACAGCGAAAACAGGATCTACGAGGAAGTCAAACCCCTGACCATCAATCTGAGAAAGAAGCAGAACACGATCATCCGCTCTCTTCTGAATGACGTGCGCCAGTCTCTGGATGCGGGGGACGCAGGAGAGAAGACGATCGAAACCCTCCTGCAGATCAAGAGGGGGGATCCCAAGAATCCCGTATTCCTGGACATCGTGGCCAAGAACCAGGCGCTGAAAAAACAGATCGACAGGACTGAGAGCATGCTGAGATCCCAGAAGGTGCTGCCCGACCTGGATCAGGATCTCTACTGCACCATCGACGAGCGAAGCAACGCAGTGGAACTCACTGAAAAGGGGCTG
This Deltaproteobacteria bacterium DNA region includes the following protein-coding sequences:
- a CDS encoding M23 family metallopeptidase — its product is MASKKITLFMVPDGAGRVKQLRVSGLLLVWLVMLFSLSVIGFFLTLHAYSKISHKIPRLAELQKENALQKEQLLHMARKIDRFTQEMAELRKADHTLKEMVNLEAVEGDEQFRGVGGSDPSLLDPKITVTKVNRDLVRAMHRSLDNLDSDIESSKEDKTGLLKFLENQKILLASKPSIWPVKGWLSSSFGYRSSPFTGVKEFHKGIDVSTRAGSPIVASADGVVSFTGWDRGYGRVVLIKHGHGFETRYAHLNKSIVKKGQRVKRGETIGLVGTSGKTTGPHLHYEVHLNGVAVNPIRYVLR